The sequence ACGGCGCGACCTCCAGCGGGATCGCGGTCGCCCCGGGCCCCTTGCCCACCACGATGTCGACGCGGAAGTCCTCCATCGCGAGATAGAGCATCTCCTCCGCCGGACGGGCCATCCGGTGGATCTCGTCGATGAAGAGGACCTCTCCCTCCGAGAGGGTCGACAGGATCGCCGCGAGGTCACCCGCCCGCTCCAGCGCGGGCCCGGAGGTGATCCGGAGCGGCACGGAGAGCTCCGTGGCGATGATCATGGAGAGGGTCGTCTTGCCCAGGCCGGGACCACCGCTCATCAGCACATGGTCCGGCGGCCGGTTGCGCCGCAGCGCGCTCTGCAGCACCAGCGACAGCTGCTCGCGCACCCGTGCCTGGCCGATGAACTCCTCCAGCCGCTTGGGCCGCAGCGCCGCCTCGATCAGCCGCTCGTCGCCCTCGGCGTCCGGCGCCACCAGATCCCGATCGAAGCTCACGCCGGTCCACCTTCACTCACGCGGGTCTTCCCCGTCTCACCTGAACCGCCCCTGCCGTCCCGGCCCGCGCGGACGACCGCTGTCCCGCCGAGCCCGCCGTGTCCCTCCGGGATCCGCATCGCAGACCCCGTGCTCACCGCACGCTCAGGGCGCGGAGCGCGGCCTTGAGCAACGTCGCCACCTGCGGGGAGCGGCCCTCCGCCACCTCGATGTCGGCCTGGGGGGTGACGGCCGCGACGGCCTCGTCGGCGTCCCGGGCCGAGTAGCCGAGGCCCACCAGCCCGGAGTGCACCTGGTCCCGCCAGGCGGGCGCGGCCGCACCGCCGTTGAGGGCGGCGTTGACGGCCTGATCGGGCGTGCCGAGCTTGTCCTTGAGGTCGACGATGATCCGCTGGGCCCCCTTGGGCCCCACCCCGGGAACCCTGGTCAGCGCCTTGACGTCGGCGCTCGCCACGGCCATCCGGAGCGCGTTGGGGGTGTGGACGGCCAGCATCGCCAGAGCGACCTTGGGTCCGACCCCGTTGGCCGTCTGCAGCATCTCGAAGACGCCGCGCTCGTCGTCGCTTCCGAAGCCGAACAGCGTCAGCGACTCCTCCCGGACCACCAGCGAGGTGGCCAGCCGGGCCTCCTCGCCCACCCTGAGCGTGGCCAGCGTGCCCGGCGTGCAGTGGACCAGCATGCCCACCCCGCCGACCTCGACCACCGCGCCGTCGGGCGCGATCGCGGCCACCCGTCCCCGTACCGAGGCGATCACTGCGTGGTTCCTCTCGAATATCCGGCCCGGCCCCGCCCCCGGAAGTAGGCGGCGGCGGTCGTCCCCGGCCCGGTCTTGGTCCTGGCCACGGCCTCGGCCAGCCGGTTCTGCGCCCCGCCCCGCCAGACGTGGCAGATCGCGAGCGCCAGCGCGTCGGCGGCGTCGGCGGGCTTGGGCATCGCGTCCAGCCGCAGCAGCCGGGTCACCATCGTCCCCACCTGCTGCTTGTCGGCCGTGCCGCTGCCGGTGATCGCGGCCTTGACCTCGGACGGCGTGTGCATCGCCACCGGCAGCCCCCGGCGGGAGGCGCACAGGATCGCCACGGCGGACGCCTGCGCGGTGCCCATCACGGTCCTGAGGTTGTGCTGGGCGAAGACCCGCTCCACGGCGACCGCGTCGGGCCGGATCTCGTCGAGCCACTGCTCGATGCCCGCTTCGATCGCCACCAGCCTGGCCCCGATCTCGTCGTCGGCCGGAGTCCGGACGACTCCGACCTTGACGAGGCTGAGCGGCGCTCCGGGCCGTCCCTCGACCGCCCCGAGCCCGCACCGGGTCAGCCCCGGATCGACCCCCATCACCCGCAGCTCGGGCAACCGCACCGACACGCCTCCGCTCGCCGAACACCTGTTCGGTGCCCGACTCTACCGCGTGGGAGCGCGCCACGCACGGCTACCTGACCGCCGCTCAGAAGTAGTCGAGCATGTGGGGTCTGGCCTGGAAGGCGG comes from Streptosporangium roseum DSM 43021 and encodes:
- the ruvC gene encoding crossover junction endodeoxyribonuclease RuvC translates to MRVMGVDPGLTRCGLGAVEGRPGAPLSLVKVGVVRTPADDEIGARLVAIEAGIEQWLDEIRPDAVAVERVFAQHNLRTVMGTAQASAVAILCASRRGLPVAMHTPSEVKAAITGSGTADKQQVGTMVTRLLRLDAMPKPADAADALALAICHVWRGGAQNRLAEAVARTKTGPGTTAAAYFRGRGRAGYSRGTTQ
- the ruvA gene encoding Holliday junction branch migration protein RuvA, giving the protein MIASVRGRVAAIAPDGAVVEVGGVGMLVHCTPGTLATLRVGEEARLATSLVVREESLTLFGFGSDDERGVFEMLQTANGVGPKVALAMLAVHTPNALRMAVASADVKALTRVPGVGPKGAQRIIVDLKDKLGTPDQAVNAALNGGAAAPAWRDQVHSGLVGLGYSARDADEAVAAVTPQADIEVAEGRSPQVATLLKAALRALSVR